Proteins found in one Candidatus Neomarinimicrobiota bacterium genomic segment:
- a CDS encoding carbohydrate-binding family 9-like protein has product MGQMSVPAIDFLPEKYVCYQSIKPIIMDGKLDDESWKKAEWTSHFIDIEGIQKPFFDTKAKMLWDEQYFYFGFELEETHLWASLTQRDTTIYFDNDIEIFIDPDGDTHNYYELEVNALGTEWDLFLTKPYRDPHMWAINEWDIKGLITKVHLEGTLNDPRDIDKKWTVEVAIPWKVIESKPFPKDGDQWRVNFSRVHWDRDVVEDHYQKQDKPAYNWVWSPQGLIAMHYPEMWGFVQFSDNEIGGQKSNFTWDRIEDAKWALRQVYYAQRNYKGKNGVFTKNLPALNLDMDKPSGFLWPPEIEATSSQFTAKLKENKSNRIVLIKEDGKVWIEKKGD; this is encoded by the coding sequence ATGGGACAAATGTCTGTGCCAGCGATTGACTTTTTACCAGAAAAATATGTGTGTTACCAATCTATTAAGCCTATAATAATGGATGGGAAGTTAGACGACGAATCCTGGAAAAAAGCCGAATGGACATCTCATTTTATCGACATAGAAGGAATCCAAAAACCATTTTTTGATACAAAGGCAAAGATGTTATGGGATGAACAATATTTCTATTTTGGATTTGAGCTGGAGGAAACTCATCTTTGGGCATCATTAACACAAAGGGATACAACAATTTATTTTGATAATGATATTGAAATATTTATCGATCCGGACGGGGACACTCATAATTATTACGAACTAGAGGTTAATGCACTTGGGACAGAGTGGGATCTATTTCTGACAAAACCTTATCGTGATCCTCATATGTGGGCCATCAATGAATGGGATATAAAGGGGTTAATTACAAAAGTTCATTTGGAGGGCACCTTGAATGATCCTCGTGACATTGATAAAAAATGGACAGTAGAGGTAGCTATTCCATGGAAAGTTATAGAGAGCAAGCCATTCCCCAAAGATGGAGATCAATGGCGGGTAAACTTTTCAAGGGTCCATTGGGATAGGGATGTTGTTGAGGATCATTACCAAAAGCAGGATAAACCAGCCTACAATTGGGTGTGGTCCCCTCAAGGATTGATTGCCATGCATTATCCTGAAATGTGGGGATTCGTTCAATTTTCAGATAATGAAATTGGAGGCCAAAAATCAAACTTTACTTGGGATCGGATTGAAGATGCAAAATGGGCATTGAGGCAAGTTTATTATGCCCAAAGGAACTATAAAGGGAAGAATGGGGTTTTCACAAAAAACCTTCCTGCCCTGAATCTAGATATGGATAAACCTTCGGGGTTTTTATGGCCACCGGAGATTGAAGCAACTTCGAGCCAGTTCACAGCCAAACTGAAAGAAAACAAATCGAATAGAATTGTTTTAATTAAAGAAGATGGAAAAGTTTGGATAGAAAAAAAGGGAGATTAA
- a CDS encoding DUF1343 domain-containing protein, which yields MKRHFIFLFLYLTGCGTIPKPHHPKVPDKASQVEIGLDVLLDEKLELINGKSIGLVTNHTGIDGNGTPNYERFMALNDVDLKIIFSPEHGLFGEAAAGEKVKYNGQLKSLPKVVSLYGKNRKPTKEQLKDLNIIIYDIQDIGARFYTYISTLGLVMEAAADAGVHVIVLDRPNPITGRHVEGPDLDLKHQSFVGYYPIPIRYGLTVGELAKMIAGEKWIKSIPELTIVPIKNWDRTQWLDETKVAWVKPSPNIPDLETAIIYPGICLLEATNVNEGRGTKKPFKQFGAPWIDGNELSKALNNLNLSGVTFIPTSYIPIDIPGMAINPKHKDLVCNGIQILLTNRDQLNSIEMGIQIIDTIAKLYPDHFEIKESGMERLWGQSGLSTQIKSGMNMNLITQLSDFIQSSSQYHLYE from the coding sequence ATGAAAAGGCATTTTATTTTCCTCTTTTTATATCTGACAGGATGCGGAACAATACCAAAACCCCATCACCCGAAAGTCCCTGATAAAGCATCTCAAGTAGAGATCGGGCTAGATGTATTGCTGGATGAAAAGTTAGAATTGATCAATGGAAAATCAATTGGTCTTGTTACAAATCATACCGGGATTGACGGTAATGGAACGCCAAACTATGAACGGTTTATGGCCCTAAATGATGTGGATCTTAAAATCATTTTTTCACCCGAGCATGGACTTTTTGGCGAAGCGGCAGCTGGCGAAAAAGTAAAATATAATGGCCAATTGAAATCACTTCCAAAAGTAGTTAGTCTATACGGTAAAAACAGGAAACCAACAAAAGAGCAATTAAAAGATTTAAACATTATTATTTATGATATTCAAGATATTGGTGCCCGGTTTTACACCTATATTTCAACGCTTGGGTTGGTTATGGAAGCAGCGGCCGATGCTGGTGTACATGTTATTGTTTTAGACAGACCTAACCCGATAACGGGCCGACACGTTGAAGGCCCTGACTTGGATCTAAAACACCAATCCTTTGTTGGGTATTACCCCATACCAATTCGCTATGGATTAACAGTAGGCGAGTTAGCAAAAATGATTGCTGGAGAGAAATGGATCAAATCCATTCCAGAATTAACAATAGTTCCCATTAAAAACTGGGACCGCACTCAATGGCTAGATGAAACAAAAGTTGCGTGGGTAAAACCTTCCCCTAACATTCCAGATTTGGAAACAGCAATCATCTATCCCGGAATATGTTTATTGGAAGCCACCAATGTGAATGAGGGGCGTGGAACAAAAAAACCATTTAAACAATTTGGCGCACCATGGATCGATGGCAACGAATTATCTAAGGCTTTAAATAATTTAAATCTCAGTGGTGTTACCTTTATACCAACAAGCTATATTCCGATAGATATTCCGGGCATGGCAATAAATCCTAAACATAAGGATTTGGTATGCAATGGTATTCAAATACTTTTAACAAATAGGGACCAATTAAATAGTATTGAAATGGGAATTCAAATAATTGATACTATTGCCAAACTATATCCAGACCATTTTGAGATTAAAGAATCCGGAATGGAAAGGTTATGGGGACAATCGGGATTATCTACTCAAATTAAATCAGGTATGAATATGAACTTAATCACCCAATTATCCGATTTCATTCAATCATCATCTCAATATCATCTTTATGAATAA
- a CDS encoding glucosamine-6-phosphate isomerase, with protein MHSNVEKKFLDQSSVNPINPNIPYIIVDNFPRLGFLTSLRFLEWVNENPEGVISLPTGKTPEHFIKWTKHLLDNWQDPKLEKLRCENGLELTQKPNLGGLHFVQIDEFYPIDSSQHNSFYNYDQHYYMEGFGMDPQKGLFIDCNELPKANDKLLGEIFPDFKVDLSLRFRDPASAMEKDQQKTIFLVDQWCSEFENKIMDKGGIGFFLGGIGPDGHIAFNVRGSDHNSTTRLMGTNFETQAAAATDLGGIEISRNRLVITIGLATIIANPEATAIIIAAGEAKAKVVKASIENEPDIQYPASVLSKLKGGRFYLTHGAASELDDVIKYEMRMEEWTEEKTQRAVIRLCQKLNKFGRRLTLDELEADKYGQLIPGLNEETVPSVLVSFEEKINKGISILENETFYHTGPHHDDIMLGFLPHIVHLIRSPKNKHYFTNMSSGFTSVTNSYITNVLNKTLGFLANGKVQMTDYPDFYERGYQLKKDKDVYHYLDRIASNNIEGQARGLSHRTVRALVEIYGIKSKEELVERINDILTYLAGCYDGQKNTPEIQKLKGMIREFEEELVWAHYGVQVKDVFHKRLGFYSGDVFTENPERERDVEPILDQLVELDPSIISLALDPEGSGPDTHYKVLQAIAEAVRLWGKKKDLSKLKIWGYRNVWYRFDPAEADIIIPVSLNSMAMLRDTFMNCYLSQKEASFPSYEWDGPFCDLTQKVWVEQHELMQLVLGRDFWYQNEHPRLRATHGLVFIKEMTVEQFFNEAQKLEKSMEGQIK; from the coding sequence ATGCATTCGAACGTAGAAAAAAAGTTTTTAGACCAATCTTCAGTTAACCCGATCAATCCAAATATTCCCTATATCATTGTTGATAATTTTCCGCGATTGGGTTTTTTGACATCACTTAGATTTCTAGAATGGGTGAATGAAAACCCAGAAGGTGTTATTAGTCTTCCCACGGGAAAAACACCTGAACATTTTATTAAGTGGACAAAACATTTATTGGATAACTGGCAGGATCCTAAGCTCGAAAAGCTTCGGTGTGAAAATGGCCTTGAACTTACCCAAAAGCCTAATTTAGGGGGATTGCATTTTGTCCAAATAGATGAATTTTACCCTATTGATTCTTCTCAGCATAATAGCTTTTATAATTATGACCAGCACTACTATATGGAGGGATTTGGGATGGATCCTCAGAAGGGTTTATTTATTGATTGTAATGAATTACCTAAGGCAAATGATAAATTGTTAGGTGAAATATTTCCTGATTTTAAAGTTGATCTAAGTCTCCGTTTTCGGGATCCAGCTTCGGCTATGGAAAAAGATCAGCAAAAGACCATCTTCTTGGTCGACCAATGGTGCTCCGAATTTGAAAATAAAATTATGGATAAGGGAGGAATTGGATTCTTTTTAGGAGGCATTGGACCAGATGGTCATATTGCATTTAATGTGCGAGGATCCGATCACAATTCCACCACTCGGTTAATGGGCACAAATTTTGAAACACAAGCTGCAGCAGCGACAGATCTTGGCGGTATTGAAATTTCACGTAACCGCCTTGTGATTACCATTGGTCTTGCGACTATTATCGCGAATCCTGAGGCAACGGCGATTATTATTGCGGCTGGTGAGGCAAAAGCAAAAGTAGTAAAAGCATCCATTGAGAATGAACCTGATATCCAATATCCTGCGTCTGTTTTGAGTAAATTAAAAGGTGGGCGTTTTTACCTTACACATGGTGCTGCTTCGGAATTGGATGACGTAATTAAATATGAAATGCGTATGGAAGAATGGACAGAAGAAAAAACACAACGGGCCGTGATTCGGCTTTGTCAAAAGTTGAATAAATTTGGCAGACGTTTAACATTAGACGAATTAGAAGCAGATAAATATGGTCAACTCATACCTGGATTAAATGAGGAAACAGTACCAAGCGTTTTAGTTTCTTTTGAAGAAAAAATCAACAAAGGAATTTCTATTCTTGAAAACGAAACATTTTATCATACGGGGCCACATCATGATGATATTATGTTGGGCTTTCTTCCCCATATTGTTCACTTGATTCGTTCGCCCAAAAATAAACATTATTTTACAAATATGTCTTCCGGGTTTACCTCCGTAACCAATTCATATATAACAAATGTATTGAACAAAACATTGGGATTCCTGGCCAATGGTAAGGTCCAAATGACTGATTATCCGGACTTTTATGAAAGAGGGTACCAACTTAAAAAAGACAAAGATGTTTATCATTACCTAGATAGGATAGCCAGTAACAATATTGAAGGACAGGCAAGAGGATTGAGTCACCGTACGGTTCGTGCTCTTGTGGAAATATATGGGATTAAATCTAAAGAAGAGTTGGTTGAAAGGATAAATGATATTCTTACTTATTTGGCGGGATGTTATGATGGTCAAAAGAATACACCTGAGATTCAAAAATTGAAGGGGATGATCCGCGAATTCGAGGAAGAACTGGTTTGGGCTCACTATGGAGTGCAAGTGAAAGATGTTTTCCATAAGCGATTGGGTTTTTATTCCGGAGATGTTTTTACAGAAAACCCTGAGAGAGAAAGGGATGTAGAACCAATATTGGATCAGCTTGTTGAATTAGATCCTTCCATTATTTCATTGGCCTTAGACCCGGAAGGTAGTGGCCCGGATACCCATTATAAGGTTCTCCAAGCGATTGCAGAAGCAGTGAGATTATGGGGGAAGAAAAAAGATTTATCCAAATTAAAAATTTGGGGCTATCGAAATGTATGGTATCGATTTGACCCGGCAGAAGCAGATATCATTATTCCAGTATCATTGAATTCTATGGCAATGCTGCGGGACACTTTTATGAATTGTTACTTGAGCCAAAAAGAGGCATCCTTTCCCAGCTATGAATGGGATGGGCCTTTTTGTGATTTGACACAAAAGGTATGGGTAGAGCAGCATGAATTAATGCAATTGGTTTTGGGCAGGGATTTCTGGTATCAGAATGAACATCCAAGATTGCGAGCAACCCATGGATTGGTTTTTATTAAAGAAATGACAGTTGAGCAGTTTTTCAATGAAGCTCAAAAGTTGGAAAAATCCATGGAAGGTCAAATTAAGTAA
- a CDS encoding beta-N-acetylhexosaminidase, with amino-acid sequence MQKILFNFTIIISILFIQGCESEVLVSELGLVPLPSSVSIQKGTADFSADWSINHNDGHPDLKHLKERLAENIQTDHGISLSKSSKQNISLNISENSTTDDSEDYELSIRTDEIIINASSPNGVFYGIQTLLQLLDSGKRAANKIEIQKVSIRDIPRFQWRGMHLDVGRHFFDVTFVKRYIDYLAMHKMNVFHWHLTEDQGWRVEIDAYPKLTEISAYRDESLIGHYSDKPHQWDGNKYGGYYTKEEMSDVVAYAQKQYITVVPEIEMPGHTRAVLAAYPELSCTGGPHTVAKLWGVHKEVFCAGKESTFEFLETVLTEVAEIFPSPYIHIGGDECPKDRWKEHDLDQQRIVAEGLHDEHELQSYFIKRIEGILNGLGKRMIGWDEILEGGLAPGAIVQSWRGMDGGIAAANAGHEVIMSPTSHAYFDYYQSENKDNEPLAIGGLLSLEKVYGFEPVPAEIDKDKEHFILGGQGNVWTEYISTPEKAEYMAIPRMSAMAEVLWSQAKDRDYESFTSRMEWQYKRLDRMKINYRKPD; translated from the coding sequence ATGCAGAAAATTCTATTCAACTTTACCATTATTATTTCCATCCTTTTTATTCAAGGATGTGAATCTGAAGTTCTAGTCAGTGAATTGGGACTTGTACCTTTACCATCCTCAGTTTCAATTCAAAAAGGAACAGCTGATTTTAGTGCAGATTGGTCTATCAATCATAATGACGGTCATCCAGATCTGAAGCATTTAAAAGAGCGATTAGCTGAGAACATTCAAACAGATCATGGAATCTCCCTATCAAAATCATCGAAGCAAAATATATCATTGAATATTTCTGAGAATTCCACAACAGATGACTCTGAGGATTATGAGTTGAGTATTCGAACTGATGAGATTATAATCAACGCCAGTTCTCCAAATGGTGTTTTTTATGGCATTCAAACACTCCTTCAATTATTGGACTCAGGCAAACGTGCCGCCAATAAAATAGAAATTCAAAAAGTATCTATCAGGGATATACCTCGTTTTCAGTGGCGCGGAATGCATTTGGATGTAGGTCGGCATTTCTTTGATGTGACCTTTGTAAAAAGGTATATCGATTACCTTGCCATGCATAAAATGAATGTATTCCATTGGCACCTCACGGAAGACCAAGGATGGCGTGTGGAGATAGACGCATATCCAAAACTTACAGAAATTAGTGCTTACCGGGATGAATCATTAATCGGTCATTATAGTGATAAACCTCATCAATGGGATGGGAATAAATATGGCGGATATTATACCAAAGAAGAAATGTCTGATGTGGTTGCCTATGCACAAAAACAATATATAACTGTTGTGCCCGAAATTGAAATGCCCGGCCATACGCGAGCTGTACTTGCTGCCTATCCTGAGTTATCCTGCACAGGTGGGCCTCATACTGTAGCAAAACTTTGGGGTGTACATAAAGAGGTGTTTTGCGCTGGGAAAGAATCTACTTTTGAATTCTTAGAAACAGTATTAACTGAAGTAGCAGAAATTTTCCCAAGTCCTTACATCCATATTGGCGGTGATGAATGTCCGAAAGATCGCTGGAAAGAACATGACCTTGATCAACAACGTATTGTGGCTGAGGGGTTACATGATGAACATGAGCTTCAAAGTTATTTCATTAAACGAATTGAAGGTATTTTAAACGGACTTGGAAAGCGGATGATTGGTTGGGATGAGATACTTGAAGGTGGCCTGGCTCCAGGAGCCATTGTTCAATCTTGGCGAGGTATGGATGGTGGCATCGCCGCTGCCAATGCCGGGCATGAAGTAATCATGTCACCTACTTCTCATGCGTACTTTGACTATTATCAATCCGAAAATAAAGATAATGAACCATTGGCTATTGGCGGATTACTTTCTTTAGAAAAAGTGTATGGATTCGAACCGGTTCCAGCAGAGATCGATAAAGATAAAGAACATTTCATTTTAGGTGGACAAGGCAATGTTTGGACCGAATATATCAGTACTCCTGAAAAGGCAGAGTATATGGCCATTCCTCGTATGAGTGCCATGGCAGAAGTATTATGGTCCCAAGCAAAAGATAGAGACTATGAGAGTTTTACTTCAAGGATGGAATGGCAATATAAACGTCTCGATCGAATGAAGATTAATTATCGGAAACCAGATTAA
- the dacB gene encoding D-alanyl-D-alanine carboxypeptidase/D-alanyl-D-alanine-endopeptidase: MNKFIYLLILVLIFGCTNTPTIYQESGQPTIRKEINELINASGLLTNLGIKIVSLKTGSTLYELNSNSLFNPASNNKLYTHAAALATIDTNYTYSTNIYKDGETLYLVGGGDPDLTLSTLDSLALIVSNTNGQFNKLILDDSFHDDRRFGEGWMWDEGSWWYAAQISALSLNDNCVDFHVSPGNLGKIAKVINNPNTQYIDVINDSRTVNDTSNFKKFKIERDWKNQSNHFSISGFLMDTTSTDTIYRNVDDPTLFTGTVFNEMLNAKGMKIHNIEKGIRPDKAELVTTHQSEPIINSLENLMVESDNLTAELTIKLIGRQLSGSQGNWDNGLTGVKSFLNDEVGIDTTEFSMKDGSGISRYNYSSPNHFIRLLTWVYETPSIRNNFIQTLPKGGKNGTLSHRNFSKNVVAKTGSLSSVTSLSGFVFTQNGEPLAFSILMNGFSGSSAPYRKLQDQIVNILESL; the protein is encoded by the coding sequence ATGAATAAGTTCATATATCTATTGATTCTGGTTTTGATCTTTGGTTGCACAAATACACCAACCATTTATCAGGAAAGTGGACAACCTACAATTCGAAAAGAAATCAATGAATTAATCAATGCATCTGGTCTCTTAACAAATCTTGGAATAAAAATCGTCTCCTTAAAAACAGGCAGTACACTTTACGAACTCAATTCCAATTCTCTTTTTAATCCTGCCAGTAACAATAAACTATATACCCATGCTGCTGCGCTGGCGACTATTGACACAAACTATACTTATTCAACAAATATTTACAAAGATGGGGAAACGCTCTATCTCGTGGGTGGCGGTGATCCTGATTTAACATTATCCACACTAGATTCATTGGCTCTAATCGTTTCGAACACGAATGGTCAATTTAATAAACTAATTCTTGATGATTCGTTTCATGATGACCGTCGGTTTGGTGAAGGCTGGATGTGGGACGAAGGATCATGGTGGTATGCCGCACAAATCAGTGCATTGAGTTTGAATGATAATTGTGTGGATTTTCATGTTTCTCCAGGAAATTTAGGTAAAATCGCTAAGGTCATTAACAATCCAAATACTCAATATATTGATGTAATTAATGATTCAAGAACAGTCAATGACACATCCAATTTTAAGAAGTTCAAGATTGAGAGAGATTGGAAAAATCAATCAAACCATTTTTCCATTTCCGGATTTCTCATGGATACTACATCAACGGACACGATCTACCGAAATGTGGATGATCCAACTTTATTTACAGGAACTGTATTCAATGAAATGCTCAATGCTAAGGGAATGAAAATCCATAATATTGAAAAAGGAATTCGCCCAGATAAAGCAGAACTAGTTACAACTCATCAATCAGAACCAATTATTAATTCACTTGAGAACCTCATGGTTGAGAGTGACAACCTAACAGCAGAATTAACGATTAAATTGATCGGTAGGCAATTATCAGGAAGTCAGGGAAATTGGGATAATGGTTTAACTGGCGTGAAATCATTTTTAAATGATGAAGTTGGGATTGACACAACTGAGTTTTCCATGAAAGATGGGTCCGGTATCTCCCGCTATAATTATTCCAGCCCCAATCATTTTATTCGACTATTAACTTGGGTTTACGAAACACCCTCCATTCGAAATAATTTTATACAAACACTTCCAAAAGGTGGGAAGAATGGTACATTATCCCATAGAAATTTTTCTAAAAATGTGGTGGCAAAGACAGGGTCACTCTCCAGTGTAACTTCTCTCTCAGGATTTGTCTTTACTCAAAATGGTGAACCACTTGCCTTTTCAATTTTAATGAATGGATTTTCAGGATCTTCAGCGCCTTATCGAAAACTTCAAGATCAGATAGTGAATATTTTGGAATCATTATAA
- a CDS encoding pyrroloquinoline quinone biosynthesis protein PqqB, producing the protein MKIISIFIAFLLIGCSSQPELEPYITVLGIAQDGGAPHAGCQKECCADRWNDPNKRLMVVSLGIVDPNSNQTWMIEATPDFSKQLEMLTGNDGDKLNGIFLTHAHIGHYTGLIHLGREVMGTKSIPVYAMPKMTKFLRSNGPWNQLIDLENIKIKKLNDGKKIELNKRISITPFRVPHRDEFSETVGYRIEGPNKSLIFIPDIDKWEKWDEDIVNIASENEYSLIDGSFFVNGEIPGRDMSEIPHPFIVESMEALNNITNKSGIHFIHLNHTNPALTIGSDAQNAINEAGFNIAKRNQIFKL; encoded by the coding sequence ATGAAAATAATATCCATTTTCATTGCATTTCTTTTAATCGGATGTTCATCCCAACCGGAATTGGAACCCTACATCACCGTCCTAGGAATTGCCCAAGACGGGGGGGCCCCTCATGCTGGATGCCAAAAAGAATGCTGCGCCGATCGTTGGAATGATCCAAACAAAAGATTGATGGTTGTATCTTTAGGAATTGTGGATCCCAATTCCAATCAAACATGGATGATCGAGGCGACTCCTGACTTTTCTAAACAATTAGAAATGCTCACTGGAAATGACGGAGATAAACTAAATGGTATTTTCCTAACCCATGCCCATATAGGTCATTATACAGGACTCATCCATTTGGGCCGAGAGGTCATGGGCACTAAAAGTATTCCTGTTTATGCCATGCCTAAGATGACCAAATTTCTAAGATCCAATGGGCCATGGAATCAGTTGATAGATTTAGAGAATATTAAAATTAAAAAATTAAACGATGGCAAAAAAATTGAGTTGAATAAACGAATTTCAATTACACCATTCCGAGTCCCCCATCGGGATGAATTCTCAGAAACAGTTGGATATAGAATTGAAGGACCAAACAAATCTCTAATCTTCATACCCGATATTGATAAATGGGAAAAGTGGGATGAAGATATTGTGAATATTGCTTCTGAAAATGAATATTCACTTATTGATGGATCATTCTTTGTAAATGGTGAAATCCCAGGACGAGATATGTCTGAGATACCCCACCCCTTCATAGTTGAATCCATGGAAGCATTAAATAATATTACTAATAAATCAGGCATTCACTTCATTCATCTTAACCATACCAACCCGGCATTAACCATTGGGTCAGATGCCCAGAATGCAATTAATGAGGCAGGATTCAACATTGCAAAACGAAACCAAATATTCAAACTTTAA
- a CDS encoding sodium:solute symporter: DIHPVSLMVGLISSLLIVFYLKQVGIAWTWFIGISVVTNMFITLLIDRFVILVNKPS; this comes from the coding sequence GGGATATCCATCCGGTCAGTTTAATGGTTGGACTCATTTCCAGCTTATTGATTGTCTTTTATTTAAAGCAAGTTGGTATTGCATGGACCTGGTTTATTGGTATTTCGGTAGTTACAAATATGTTTATTACCCTTTTGATTGATCGATTCGTCATACTTGTAAATAAACCATCATGA